One segment of Drosophila mauritiana strain mau12 chromosome 3R, ASM438214v1, whole genome shotgun sequence DNA contains the following:
- the LOC117143574 gene encoding LOW QUALITY PROTEIN: UDP-glucuronosyltransferase 1-9 (The sequence of the model RefSeq protein was modified relative to this genomic sequence to represent the inferred CDS: inserted 4 bases in 3 codons; deleted 1 base in 1 codon; substituted 2 bases at 2 genomic stop codons), with amino-acid sequence MRIFTLILGLLCTLGYSSGYNYLMVLNSAGRSHFNVGHALAKGLVKAGHKXTVVSVFPQKKPIPGYTDVNVPNVIKVMGGDIGSLCASIQKPFTQNLIDLYQMGFRITRGLFEDTNFQDFLKSNQSFDAIICEAFYNDAHYALWVVCISTERXIHESTEHGAIYFSMGSNLKTKDXPPXKVQEILKALGGLKQRVLWKFELDNLPNKPENVYISDWFPQTDILAHPKIIAKIXKPVVGLPIFSDQFFNMAHAEQAGYGIMLDFKTLKADDFRQAIERITSEPSYTKVVQGVSFRYRDQQHTPLEKAIYWVEHVTRHQGAAYLKSAAQRLNWWQYHNVDVLLIIFVVMVLLLIVLPITIYSLLKKLLFKGERTQSTKVKRN; translated from the exons ATGCGTATATTCACCTTGATCTTGGGGCTATTGTGTACCTTGGGATACTCAAGTGGATACAATTACCTGATGGTTCTCAATTCCGCCGGTCGTTCTCACTTCAATGTGGGACATGCTTTGGCCAAGGGATTGGTCAAGGCTGGACATAA TACCGTGGTTTCCGTCTTTCCTCAGAAGAAACCCATTCCTGGTTATACTGATGTCAATGTGCCAAATGTGATCAAAGTCATGGGAG GAGACATTGGGTCCTTGTGCGCATCTATCCAAAAGCCATTTACTCAGAATCTCATCGATCTTTATCAAATGGGATTTCGCATCACTAGAGGACTTTTCGAGGACACCAATTTCCAGGATTTTCTAAAGAGCAACCAAAGCTTTGATGCGATCATATGTGAGGCTTTCTACAATGATGCTCACTATGCACTATGGGTGGTATGCATATCGACGGAACGTTGAATCCAC GAATCCACAGAACATGGAGCAATCTACTTTTCCATGGGATCGAATCTCAAGACCAAGGACTGACCTC CAAAGGTTCAAGAGATCCTGAAAGCGTTAGGTGGACTCAAGCAGCGTGTTCTCTGGAAATTTGAGCTGGATAACCTGCCCAACAAACCGGAGAATGTCTACATCTCCGACTGGTTTCCACAGACGGACATATTGGCCCATCCCAAGATCATAGCCAAGA ATAAACCCGTGGTCGGTTTGCCGATCTTTAGTGATCAGTTCTTCAACATGGCTCATGCCGAGCAAGCCGGTTATGGCATTATGTTGGACTTCAAGACGCTGAAAGCCGATGATTTCCGACAAGCCATCGAGCGGATTACCAGTGAGCCATCCTACACGAAAGTGGTGCAGGGCGTGTCCTTCCGATATCGGGATCAACAACACACGCCATTGGAAAAGGCGATATACTGGGTGGAACATGTGACCCGCCATCAAGGAGCTGCCTATTTGAAAAGTGCGGCCCAAAGGCTGAACTGGTGGCAGTACCACAATGTGGATGTGCtcctaattatttttgtagtAATGGTTCTGTTGCTAATTGTACTGCCAATTACTATCTATAGCCTGCTTAAgaagttattatttaaaggAGAGAGAACTCAAAGCACCAAAGTCAAACGCAACTAG
- the LOC117145419 gene encoding probable aconitate hydratase, mitochondrial — MAQRTHRYICLAGSMVRNFHTARFPRCDKVPMSNFDSGIPLPYKKLRENLDIIKGRLGGPLTLSEKVLYSHLDQPDSQEIERGKSYLRLRPDRVALQDATAQMTLLQFISSGLKKVAVPSTVHCDHLIEAQISGDKDLARAKDLNKEVYDFLSSACAKYNLGFWKPGSGIIHQIILENYAFPGLLMIGTDSHTPNGGGLGCLCVGVGGADAVDVMANIPWELKCPTVIGCHLTGKISGWTSPKDVILKVAEILTVKGGTGAIVEYHGPGVESISCTGMATITNMGAEIGATTSVFPFNERMSTYLCATGRAAIADEATKNKDLLVPDEGCKYDKVIEINLDTLEPLVNGPFTPDLAHPISKLGGNSEKNGYPMEIKVSLIGSCTNSSYEDMGRCASIANDALSHGLKACIPFNVTPGSEQVRATIARDGIIDVLEKFGGTVLANACGPCIGQWDRKDVKMGEKNTIVTSYNRNFTGRNDANPATHCFVTSPEMATALAIAGRLDFNPMKDELTGTDGKMFKLKEPHGEELPSKGFDPGEDTYQAPPAKADDIKVNVDPKSDRLQLLEPFEKWDGKDYIDMMVLIKIKGKCTTDHISAAGPWLKYRGHLDNISNNMFIGATNAENNEMNKVKNQKSGSFDTVPAVARDYKANKIKWCAVGEENYGEGSSREHAALEPRHLGGVAIIVKSFARIHETNLKKQGMLALTFANPGDYDKVQPSSKISILNLKDLAPGKPVDAEIKNNGSSDKIQLNHSLNELQIQWFHAGSALNLMKELAAKGGDKK; from the coding sequence ATGGCTCAACGAACACATAGATATATATGTTTGGCCGGTTCCATGGTGCGAAACTTTCACACGGCGCGGTTTCCACGATGTGATAAAGTGCCAATGTCAAATTTTGATAGCGGAATTCCTTTGCCCTATAAGAAGTTGAGGGAAAACCTGGATATCATCAAGGGTCGACTGGGTGGACCGCTAACTTTGTCGGAGAAGGTGTTATATTCCCATTTGGATCAACCGGATTCACAGGAAATCGAACGAGGCAAGTCCTATTTGCGATTGCGACCAGATCGCGTTGCCCTGCAGGATGCGACTGCCCAGATGACGCTATTGCAGTTTATTTCGTCGGGCCTGAAGAAGGTAGCAGTTCCATCCACCGTGCACTGTGATCACTTAATTGAGGCCCAGATCAGTGGCGATAAGGACTTGGCCAGGGCTAAGGATCTAAACAAGGAGGTGTACGATTTCCTATCCTCGGCGTGCGCCAAATATAACTTGGGTTTCTGGAAGCCTGGCAGTGGCATAATTCATCAGATTATTTTGGAGAACTATGCATTTCCAGGACTACTGATGATTGGTACTGATTCCCATACTCCGAATGGCGGCGGATTGGGTTGCCTGTGCGTTGGAGTTGGTGGTGCAGATGCCGTCGATGTGATGGCAAATATACCGTGGGAACTCAAGTGCCCGACCGTGATTGGATGCCATCTCACGGGCAAGATCAGTGGATGGACTTCGCCCAAGGATGTCATCCTTAAAGTGGCGGAGATTCTGACCGTTAAGGGAGGTACGGGTGCCATTGTGGAGTACCATGGTCCTGGCGTCGAATCTATTTCCTGCACTGGCATGGCTACCATTACCAACATGGGTGCTGAAATCGGTGCCACAACATCGGTATTTCCATTCAACGAACGTATGTCCACCTATTTGTGTGCCACCGGTAGAGCTGCCATCGCTGATGAGGCCACGAAGAATAAAGATCTTTTGGTTCCGGATGAGGGTTGCAAATACGACAAAGTTATCGAGATCAATTTGGACACCTTGGAACCGCTGGTGAATGGCCCCTTCACTCCCGATTTGGCCCATCCCATTAGTAAACTGGGTGGGAACTCCGAGAAGAATGGCTATCCGATGGAAATTAAAGTGAGTCTTATTGGTTCCTGCACGAACTCCTCCTACGAGGACATGGGACGATGTGCCAGCATAGCCAATGACGCACTGAGTCATGGCCTAAAAGCCTGCATTCCATTTAATGTTACTCCGGGATCGGAGCAAGTTCGAGCTACAATCGCGCGGGATGGCATTATAGATGTACTTGAGAAGTTTGGAGGCACTGTGCTGGCGAATGCCTGTGGTCCCTGCATTGGACAGTGGGATCGCAAGGATGTGAAGATGGGAGAGAAGAACACCATTGTCACGTCGTATAATCGCAACTTTACTGGTCGAAATGATGCCAATCCAGCAACACATTGTTTTGTTACCAGTCCGGAAATGGCTACTGCATTGGCGATCGCCGGACGTTTGGATTTCAATCCGATGAAGGATGAGCTTACGGGTACCGATGGCAAAATGTTCAAGCTCAAGGAACCGCACGGCGAAGAGCTGCCCTCCAAGGGATTTGATCCCGGAGAGGATACCTACCAGGCTCCCCCAGCGAAAGCAGATGATATCAAGGTCAATGTCGATCCCAAGTCGGATCGCCTGCAACTGCTGGAACCTTTTGAGAAATGGGACGGCAAGGACTACATTGATATGATGGTGCTAATTAAAATCAAAGGCAAATGCACCACCGATCACATCAGTGCCGCTGGACCCTGGCTTAAGTATCGCGGTCATTTGGATAATATATCTAATAACATGTTCATTGGGGCCACAAATGCCGAAAACAATGAAATGAACAAGGTCAAGAACCAGAAGTCTGGCAGTTTCGACACCGTACCAGCGGTGGCCCGGGATTACAAGGCCAACAAGATCAAGTGGTGCGCTGTGGGTGAGGAGAACTACGGCGAGGGATCATCCAGAGAGCACGCTGCCCTGGAGCCTCGTCACTTGGGCGGAGTGGCCATTATCGTCAAGTCGTTTGCCCGCATCCACGAGACGAACCTGAAGAAACAGGGTATGCTCGCCCTGACATTCGCCAATCCCGGTGACTACGACAAAGTTCAGCCATCGAGCAAGATTTCGATACTTAACCTCAAGGACTTGGCACCTGGCAAGCCCGTCGATGCTGAGATTAAGAACAATGGTAGCTCCGACAAAATCCAGCTGAACCACAGCCTTAACGAGCTGCAGATCCAGTGGTTCCATGCCGGAAGTGCCTTGAATCTGATGAAGGAGCTTGCCGCCAAGGGTGGCGATAAGAAATAG
- the LOC117145028 gene encoding uncharacterized protein LOC117145028 has product MLKYTVLVLLIGIPKLLLQAQVSYEAIFVSVTSAENSKPFDLSNLRLIGRERILNGTFEILEDLDEEHFQISVEIYTNAARDGNFKLIPMSIPRQGLCTFFKKYGFYLRDCIKNGINTDLYVNTTSCLFPKGKYYLKNVTINVQNWPIIMQRGLCQHVGTLYKDDVLIGSYNITSSIEDRAPKYY; this is encoded by the exons ATGTTGAAATACACAGTGCTCGTTTTACTTATAGGGATACCCAAGTTATTG TTGCAGGCACAAGTGTCGTATGAGGCGATCTTTGTGTCAGTGACCAGTGCAGAGAACTCCAAACCATTTGACCTTTCAAATCTTCGACTGATTGGTCGCGAGCGTATTTTGAATGGGACTTTTGAAATACTCGAGGATTTGGACGAAGAACATTTTCAGATATCTGTGGAAATTTACACGAATGCTGCTCGCGACGGCAATTTTAAGCTAATTCCCATGAGCATTCCACGTCAAGGATTGTGTACATTCTTCAAAAAATATGGTTTCTATTTAAGGGACTGCATCAAAAATGGCATTAACACCGATTTATATGTAAACACAACTTCTTGCTTGTTTCCCAAGGGAAAGTACTATTTAAAGAACGTCACTATAAACGTGCAAAATTGGCCAATAATAATGCAGCGCGGCCTTTGTCAACACGTTGGAACTCTCTATAAAGATGATGTACTAATTGGCTCATATAATATTACCTCCTCCATCGAAGATCGTGctccaaaatattattaa
- the LOC117143571 gene encoding UDP-glucuronosyltransferase 2B4 encodes MLPSGLFYLLILLFPGFLYGARILALFPVPSQSHYYHALPYLKNLASLGHEITLVSPFPPEKPVNNIYDIYVPEVFNSFDELLKTMTTPKNTWEFFDATNEFVYNITKDVFNNDGVRREILRPGKAQFDLIIVDIWKYDAFYGLAAYFEAPIIGLAPCGTDWKIDEMVGSPSPMSYLQSPSSYLYDLDTFGGRMAHFVERSISWFTWHWHYEKKHEALYKKYFPKIAETKPLSEISQNIALVLVNQHFTLGPPRPYVPNVIEVGGMHIDQQPKALTQELEDFIQGAGEHGVIYFSLGTNVRTKNMVEDRKRILIEAFGSLPQRILWKFDDEELQDIPSNVLVRKWLPQQDILAHPKVKLFITHGGMQSTIESIHYGKPMLGLPFFYDQFTNVDHIKKQGLGLALNYHDMTSDELKDTILQLLTEKRFEVTARIAGARYRDQPMKPLETAVWWTHYVLRHKGAPHMRVAGRKLNFFTHHSLDVLGTVLLAIIVVLAIVLIIVFSVCKISKNILTRLVVKKRRKRKVR; translated from the exons ATGCTGCCGTCGGGTTTATTTTACCTTCTAATTTTACTATTTCCTGGTTTCTTGTATGGAGCTCGCATTTTGGCTTTGTTTCCGGTTCCCTCCCAATCGCATTATTATCATGCCCTTCCATATCTCAAAAACTTGGCCTCTTTGGGACACGAAATAACTTTAGTGAGTCCGTTTCCACCTGAAAAACCAGTGAATAATATATACGACATTTACGTTCCGGAAGTGTTTAATAGTTTTGACG AACTATTGAAAACAATGACAACCCCAAAAAACACGTGGGAGTTCTTCGACGCAACCAATGAATTTGTGTACAATATTACTAAAGATGTATTTAATAACGACGGAGTGCGACGAGAGATACTCAGGCCGGGAAAGGCTCAGTTTGATCTGATTATTGTGGACATATGGAAGTACGATGCTTTTTATGGCCTTGCCGCCTATTTTGAGGCCCCAATTATTGGATTAGCTCCCTGTGGAACCGACTGGAAAATAGACGAAATGGTTGGTAGTCCATCGCCGATGTCCTACCTTCAGTCTCCCTCATCTTATCTTTACGACCTGGATACTTTTGGTGGTCGCATGGCCCACTTTGTGGAACGCTCTATTTCCTGGTTTACCTGGCACTGGCATTATGAGAAAAAGCATGAGGCCctttacaaaaaatatttcccaaaAATAGCTGAAACAAAGCCACTGTCTGAAATAAGCCAAAACATTGCTTTAGTTTTGGTAAATCAACATTTCACATTGGGTCCACCGCGTCCTTATGTTCCGAATGTTATTGAAGTTGGTGGTATGCATATTGATCAACAACCGAAAGCTTTAACCCAGGAATTGGAGGACTTTATCCAAGGTGCTGGTGAACATGGTGTGATTTACTTTTCTCTGGGCACCAATGTCAGGACTAAAAACATGGTAGAGGACCGCAAGAGAATATTGATAGAAGCATTTGGCAGCCTGCCACAGCGCATTTTGTGGAAATTCGATGATGAGGAGCTGCAAGATATACCGTCGAATGTTCTAGTACGCAAATGGTTACCGCAACAGGACATCCTGGCCCACCCAAAAGTGAAACTCTTTATAACCCACGGAGGTATGCAGAGCACCATTGAGAGCATTCACTATGGTAAACCCATGCTGGGATTGCCCTTCTTCTACGACCAATTTACCAACGTGGATCATATCAAAAAACAGGGCTTGGGCCTGGCTTTGAACTACCATGATATGACAAGTGATGAGTTGAAGGACACAATTCTCCAGTTGCTGACGGAGAAGAGATTTGAGGTCACGGCAAGGATAGCAGGTGCTCGATATCGAGATCAACCAATGAAGCCTCTGGAGACGGCTGTTTGGTGGACTCACTACGTCCTGCGACACAAGGGTGCGCCTCATATGCGGGTGGCCGGGAGGAAATTGAACTTCTTCACCCACCACAGCCTGGATGTCTTGGGCACTGTTCTTCTTGCAATCATAGTTGTCCTTGCCATTGTtcttattattgtttttagtGTTTGTAAGATTTCTAAGAATATCTTAACACGTTTAGTTGTTAAAAAACGACGAAAGCGGAAAGTTCGTTAG
- the LOC117143572 gene encoding UDP-glucuronosyltransferase 1-8 has product MSWLLNAWLLLLLALSGQSWGYSYLMISHTASKSHYAVGFALAKGLAAAGHDVTFVSPFPQRKPIKNIIDVETPNIITVMGVYKARILENAKKPVLLRYPRMSLMGLDLTESLLKETKVQELLKQNRTFDGVICETFMNDAHYGFAEHFGAPLITLSSLGATGWTSDLVGTPSPPSYVPHSLLRFGDRMNFWERAQNLGFQIYEFAYENLINLPRHEALYRKYFPNNKQDFYRMRKDTSLVLLNNHVSISNPRPYSPNMIEVGGMHVNRKAPKPLPQNILKFIEEAEHGVIYFSLGSNLNSKDLPENKRKAIVETLRGLKYRFIWKYEAETFDDKPDNVFISNWLPQDDILAHEKVIAFITHGGLLSTMESIYHGKPVVGIPFFGDQFMNMARAEQMGYGITVKYAQLTASLFRSAIERVTSDPSYTERVKVISTQYRDQKETPLERAVYWVEHVTRHKGAKYLRSACQDLNFIQYHNLDVLASFFSIIGLTVIFVFLLVRFLVTIIKGFLCKSSSKLKIN; this is encoded by the exons ATGAGTTGGCTACTAAATGCGTGGCTTTTGCTACTCTTAGCCCTTTCTGGCCAATCATGGGGCTATTCCTACCTGATGATCAGCCACACTGCATCGAAATCGCACTACGCCGTCGGCTTTGCATTGGCCAAAGGATTAGCCGCCGCCGGTCATGATGTCACTTTTGTATCGCCATTTCCCCAAAGGAAGCCCATTAAGAACATAATCGATGTGGAAACGCCGAATATTATCACCGTGATGGGCG TTTACAAAGCTCGAATTCTGGAGAATGCCAAAAAGCCGGTTCTATTGCGATATCCAAGAATGAGTTTAATGGGATTGGATTTAACAGAAAGTCTTTTAAAGGAGACGAAAGTACAGGAGCTATTGAAGCAAAACCGCACCTTCGATGGAGTTATCTGCGAGACCTTCATGAATGACGCCCACTACGGTTTCGCAGAACATTTCGGAGCTCCACTGATCACTCTGAGCAGCTTGGGTGCCACTGGCTGGACCTCTGATCTGGTGGGCACACCCTCGCCACCGTCGTATGTGCCACACTCCTTACTACGGTTCGGTGATCGCATGAATTTCTGGGAAAGGGCTCAGAATTTGGGATTCCAGATATACGAATTTGCCTATGAGAATTTGATCAATCTGCCAAGACATGAAGCGCTGTACCGAAAGTATTTCCCTAACAACAAACAGGACTTTTATAGGATGCGCAAGGATACGTCGTTGGTGCTGCTTAACAATCATGTATCGATCAGCAATCCACGGCCCTATTCGCCAAACATGATCGAAGTGGGCGGAATGCACGTGAATCGAAAGGCTCCAAAGCCACTGCCCCAAAATATTCTCAAGTTTATCGAAGAAGCCGAGCACGGGGTTATCTATTTTTCATTGGGCTCCAATCTGAACAGCAAAGATTTACCGGAGAACAAGCGAAAGGCCATTGTGGAGACGCTGAGGGGACTCAAGTACCGATTTATTTGGAAGTACGAGGCGGAAACTTTTGATGATAAACCGGATAATGTTTTCATATCCAACTGGTTACCGCAGGACGATATCCTGGCCCACGAAAAAGTGATTGCCTTTATAACCCATGGAGGACTTTTGAGCACAATGGAATCGATTTACCATGGCAAACCAGTCGTGGGTATTCCCTTCTTCGGCGATCAGTTCATGAATATGGCAAGAGCCGAGCAAATGGGCTATGGCATCACGGTGAAGTATGCCCAACTAACGGCTTCGCTATTCCGATCCGCCATCGAAAGGGTTACTAGTGATCCTAGCTACACGGAAAGGGTCAAGGTGATATCCACTCAATATCGGGACCAAAAGGAGACTCCACTGGAACGAGCTGTTTACTGGGTGGAGCATGTGACTCGGCACAAGGGAGCCAAGTACCTGAGAAGTGCCTGCCAGGATCTGAACTTCATCCAATACCACAATCTGGATGTTCTAGCGTCGTTCTTTTCGATTATTGGATTGACCGTTATTTTCGTCTTTCTATTAGTTCGGTTTTTAGTTACTATTATAAAAGGATTTCTATGTAAATCTAGCTCGAAGCTAAAAATTAACtag
- the LOC117143570 gene encoding 2-hydroxyacylsphingosine 1-beta-galactosyltransferase, producing MKPTAGQTGFLALLLFSLLSCVSAYNYLVVLHTAARSHYHVGSALAKGLAAAGHQVTIISPFELKKPIQNIKDVPAKSILTSMQGRISNLLQTSKEPIIKQIIDFHEMGIEITELLLKEPSVIELMKSNQTFDAVISEVFLNEAHFGFAEHFKAPLIGLGTFGAISWNTDLVGSPSPPSYVPSALLKFSDRMSLAERVGNQAFLTYEYIFLNYFYLPRQEVLYRKYFPNNKQDFYDMRKNTALVLLNQHVSLSFPRPYSPNMIEVGGMHINRKRQPLPKDILEFIEGAEHGVIYFSMGSNLKSKTLPLEKRQALIDTFAQLKQRVLWKFEDTDLPGKPANVFISDWFPQDDILAHDNVLAFITHGGLLSTTESIYHRKPFVGIPIFGDQFLNMARAEQNGYGVTVHYEELSAVKLLAAIQKIINDPEATQKVRDMSDRYRDQQQTPLERAVYWVEHVSRHKGAKYLRSASQDLNFIQYHNLDAMLILYGGIIFVLYCIFLLIRFVWRFLQELFVKKESSKPKKKEKRN from the exons ATGAAACCAACAGCTGGCCAAACGGGTTTTTTGGCCCTGCTGCTGTTCAGCCTGCTGAGCTGCGTGTCTGCCTACAACTACCTGGTGGTGCTCCATACCGCCGCACGATCCCATTACCATGTGGGATCTGCCCTGGCCAAGGGATTAGCCGCTGCGGGACATCAGGTGACCATCATCTCCCCCTTCGAGCTGAAGAAACCCATCCAGAACATCAAAGATGTGCCGGCCAAGAGCATTCTGACTTCCATGCAGG gAAGAATTTCTAACCTTTTGCAAACCTCAAAGGAGCCCATAATCAAGCAGATCATTGACTTTCACGAGATGGGTATTGAGATAACCGAATTGCTGCTGAAGGAACCATCTGTGATAGAACTGATGAAATCCAACCAGACCTTCGATGCCGTGATATCCGAGGTGTTCCTGAACGAAGCTCACTTCGGATTCGCCGAGCATTTCAAGGCTCCACTTATTGGACTGGGCACCTTTGGAGCTATTAGCTGGAACACCGATCTG GTGGGATCTCCTTCACCGCCCTCGTATGTGCCCAGTGCACTGCTGAAGTTTAGTGACCGCATGTCCCTCGCAGAGCGAGTGGGTAACCAGGCCTTCCTCACCTACGAATATATCTTCCTCAACTACTTCTACCTTCCGCGCCAGGAGGTCCTCTACCGCAAGTACTTCCCCAATAACAAGCAGGACTTTTACGATATGCGCAAGAACACGGCTCTGGTTCTGCTCAATCAACATGTATCGCTCAGCTTTCCCCGACCCTACTCACCCAACATGATCGAGGTGGGCGGCATGCACATCAACCGAAAGCGCCAGCCGCTGCCCAAGGACATTCTGGAGTTCATTGAGGGTGCCGAGCATGGAGTTATCTACTTCTCGATGGGCTCCAATCTGAAGAGCAAAACACTGCCGTTGGAGAAACGCCAGGCGCTGATCGACACCTTTGCCCAGCTGAAGCAGCGTGTGCTGTGGAAGTTCGAGGACACGGATCTGCCCGGAAAGCCCGCCAATGTGTTCATCTCGGACTGGTTCCCCCAGGACGACATCCTGGCCCATGACAATGTGTTGGCCTTTATTACGCACGGCGGTCTGCTCAGTACCACGGAGTCCATTTACCATCGCAAACCCTTCGTGGGCATTCCAATCTTTGGCGATCAGTTCCTGAACATGGCTCGTGCCGAGCAGAATGGCTACGGAGTGACTGTTCATTACGAGGAATTGAGTGCTGTCAAACTTTTGGCTGCAATTCAGAAAATAATCAACGATCCCGAAGCCACCCAGAAGGTGCGCGACATGTCCGACAGATATCGCGATCAGCAGCAGACTCCTTTGGAGCGGGCCGTTTACTGGGTGGAGCACGTGTCCCGGCACAAGGGTGCCAAGTATCTGAGGAGCGCCTCCCAGGATCTGAACTTCATTCAATACCACAATCTGGACGCCATGCTGATTCTATATGGCGGCATTATATTCGTGCTCTATTGTATTTTCCTGCTGATCCGTTTCGTGTGGCGATTCCTGCAGGAGTTGTTTGTGAAGAAGGAGAGTTCCAAGCCAAAGAAGAAAGAAAAGCGGAATTAA
- the LOC117143569 gene encoding venom carboxylesterase-6, whose protein sequence is MLKLFVVELLVLLASSSVLSIEVDTELGRVRGANLTSRLGVTFHAFRGIRYAEPPLGDLRFVNPQPVKPWSPQTFDASEDGPMCPQPWDNMTDVSEDCLRLNVYTKDLKGRRPVIVFLHPGGFYVFSGQSKYLAGPEHFMDRDCVLVSLNYRLGSLGFLATGSKEAPGNAGLKDQVLALRWIQQHIHRFGGDPGSVTLLGYSAGSISVALHMLSPMSRGLFHRGICMSAAPYGPVKYKDNDLQLAKRQAGLLKCPQDSIGEMVECMRRKPYLDYVSTYNGMFEFGWNPVLNWRIVVEEDFGQERYLIESPFKTARRGDFYKVPLITGITEFEFLSGAFFDLRNESIVSRYNRDWEHYASIALLLEQNSNQSRAASRVFREKYMPESLDKLEYPKSLKGMGELLSDALIGVSFHRFLQLMSPHTPIYTYLFRYKGRYTFLKNPDNQQTIGPVHHDELIYLFHVGLLSPLLKRDDPENFMIELLTRMLIEFAQKGDPHNKNDEYLKDLNWPLYNSKDKGYLEIGNNLTAKTGGFFLNRYQIWEDLLPLSSFQ, encoded by the exons ATGCTAAAGTTATTCGTAGTGGAACTGCTGGTTCTACTGGCCAGTTCATCGGTTCTCTCCATCGAAGTGGACACCGAACTGGGACGGGTGCGAGGAGCCAATCTGACCTCCAGATTGGGTGTCACCTTTCATGCCTTCCGAGGCATTCGGTATGCAGAGCCACCTCTGGGAGATTTGCGATTCGTGAATCCGCAGCCAGTGAAGCCCTGGTCCCCGCAAACCTTCGATGCTAGCGAGGATGGACCGATGTGCCCGCAGCCATGGGATAACATGACCGATGTATCTGAGGACTGTCTGAGACTTAATGTGTATACAAAGGATTTGAAGGGCCGCCGACCTGTGATAGTGTTCCTACATCCTGGTGGCTTCTATGTGTTCTCTGGACAGAGTAAATATTTGGCCGGACCCGAGCATTTCATGGATCGCGATTGTGTGTTGGTATCGCTAAATTACCGGCTGGGTAGTTTGGGATTCCTGGCCACCGGAAGCAAGGAAGCTCCTGGCAACGCTGGTCTCAAGGATCAGGTCTTGGCTTTGCGCTGGATCCAGCAGCACATCCATCGATTTGGCGGTGATCCCGGTAGTGTAACCCTTTTGGGTTACAGTGCGGGAAGTATAAGCGTAGCTCTGCACATGCTATCGCCCATGTCACGGGGTCTCTTCCATCGAGGCATCTGCATGAGTGCTGCTCCATATGGACCAGTTAAGTACAAGGACAATGATCTACAACTGGCCAAACGTCAGGCTGGTTTACTGAAGTGTCCACAAGATTCCATCGGGGAAATGGTGGAGTGTATGAGGCGAAAGCCCTATTTGGATTATGTGAGCACCTATAATGGCATGTTTGAGTTCGGCTGGAATCCCGTGCTCAACTGGAGAATCGTTGTGGAGGAGGATTTCGGGCAGGAGCGTTACCTCATCGAAAGTCCCTTCAAAACAGCTCGACGTGGCGACTTTTACAAGGTACCCCTCATCACCGGCATTACGGAGTTTGAGTTTCTTTCTGGAGCTTTCT TTGATCTGCGAAATGAAAGCATTGTTAGCCGCTATAATAGGGATTGGGAACACTATGCCTCTATTGCTTTGCTCTTGGAACAAAACTCAAACCAATCGCGAGCTGCCAGTCGAGTTTTCCGGGAAAAATATATGCCCGAAAGTTTGGACAAGCTGGAGTACCCGAAATCCCTGAAGGGTATGGGTGAACTCCTGAGCGACGCCTTGATTGGAGTGTCCTTCCATCGGTTTCTTCAACTGATGTCCCCCCACACACCCATTTACACATATCTGTTTCGTTACAAGGGTAGATATACCTTCTTGAAAAATCCCGATAACCAGCAAACCATAG GCCCCGTTCATCATGACGAGCTAATATATTTATTCCATGTTGGACTTTTGAGTCCTTTGTTGAAGCGAGACGATCCGGAAAATTTTATGATCGAGCTATTGACGCGTATGTTGATTGAGTTCGCTCAAAAGGG TGATCCTCACAACAAAAACGATGAATACCTGAAAGATCTGAATTGGCCGCTGTACAACTCGAAAGATAAAGGTTATCTAGAAATTGGCAATAACCTTACAGCAAAAACTGGCGGTTTCTTTTTGAATCGGTATCAAATTTGGGAGGATTTACTTCCACTTTCAAGCTTTCAATAA